Proteins found in one Odocoileus virginianus isolate 20LAN1187 ecotype Illinois chromosome 10, Ovbor_1.2, whole genome shotgun sequence genomic segment:
- the FOXR1 gene encoding forkhead box protein R1, with protein MGNESFLAFTTSHLPLAEQNLARYKLRIVEPPMLPLGEKPNPDKDGPDFEPNLWMWINPNIMFPLGKLEVPEASKGKNLTTTAPSLQPVPKEDFAKCPEATEVESLSPPGDQSPPWKRFATFPSNWELTEEEEAEDQDDCSSVALPSSHKPAALQSRRLRQANSQERRPWSRPPLNYFHLIALALRNSAPCGLNVQQIYSFTRQHFPFFRTAPEGWKNTVRHNLCFRDSFEKVPVGMQGGARSRPRSCLWKLTDEGHRRFAEEARALASTRLERIRQCMSQPGVRPCHTRGPGKGPEDPDPRLGVHGRSQGHTKVEGGSFWRKGRGQRCSEMLGWCLPEGSSHTQAWNVRCWELTAWGSGDHMM; from the exons ttGCCAGATATAAACTCCGAATAGTTGAGCCACCAATGCTACCTCTGGGGGAAAAACCCAACCCTGATAAAGATG GTCCAGATTTTGAGCCCAACCTGTGGATGTGGATAAACCCCAACATCATGTTCCCCCTAGGAAAGCTGGAGGTCCCAGAAGCCAGTAAGGGGAAGAATCTGACAACCACAGCTCCCTCCCTTCAGCCAGTCCCAAAAGAAGACTTTGCCAAATGCCCGGAGGCCACAGAGGTGGAGTCACTGTCACCTCCTGGAGACCAATCTCCCCCTTGGAAGCGGTTTGCCACCTTCCCCAGCAACTGGGAG CtcacagaagaggaggaggccGAGGACCAGGATGACTGCTCCTCTGTGGCTCTCCCATCCTCTCACAAACCGGCCGCCCTCCAGAGTCGGAGGCTTCGGCAAGCCAACAGCCAGGAGAGGAGGCCCTGGTCCCGGCCCCCTCTCAATTACTTCCACCTAATTGCACTGGCATTAAGAAACAGTGCACCCTGTGGCCTCAACGTGCAACAGATCTACAGTTTCACTCG ACAACACTTCCCCTTTTTCCGGACGGCTCCTGAAGGCTGGAAGAATACTGTGCGCCACAATCTCTGTTTCCGAGACAGCTTCGAGAAGGTGCCGGTCGGCATGCAGGGTGGGGCCCGCTCACGGCCCCGATCGTGCCTCTGGAAGTTGACTGACGAGGGACACCGCCGCTTTGCAGAAGAGGCCCGTGCCTTGGCTTCCACCCGGCTGGAAAGGATCCGACAGTGCATGAGCCAGCCAGGTGTGAGGCCTTGTCACACGCGAGGTCCAGGGAAGGGACCTGAAGATCCTGACCCGAGGCTGGGTGTGCACGGAAGGAGCCAGGGTCACACCAAGGTGGAGGGGGGCAGTTtctggaggaaggggagaggccaGAGGTGTTCTGAGATGCTGGGATGGTGCCTGCCTGAGGGATCCTCACATACACAGGCATGGAACGTGAGGTGTTGGGAGCTTACAGCCTGGGGAAGTGGTGACCACATGATGTGA